Proteins from a single region of Undibacterium sp. KW1:
- a CDS encoding PRC-barrel domain-containing protein yields MIDINSNIYDTGPGNNDHKGPGPELMGARTLTGDNVVNHADEYLGEVKEIMLDMQAGRIAYVVVAHGGLLGIGEKLFAIPWTALTLDTVNKRFILNIKKAISTMPRALILSSGQTWQMKFGWIQYTPITARKHEAVIS; encoded by the coding sequence ATGATTGATATTAATTCCAACATTTACGATACGGGCCCGGGTAACAATGATCACAAGGGGCCTGGCCCTGAGCTCATGGGCGCACGCACGCTGACAGGTGACAATGTCGTCAACCATGCTGACGAATACCTGGGTGAAGTCAAAGAGATCATGCTGGACATGCAAGCCGGGAGGATAGCCTATGTGGTCGTCGCCCACGGTGGCTTGCTGGGCATAGGCGAAAAACTGTTTGCCATCCCCTGGACAGCGCTGACACTGGATACAGTCAATAAACGCTTCATCCTGAATATAAAAAAAGCCATTTCGACAATGCCCCGGGCTTTGATCCTGAGCAGTGGCCAGACATGGCAGATGAAATTTGGGTGGATTCAGTACACGCCCATTACGGCACGAAAACATGAAGCAGTAATCAGCTAA
- a CDS encoding PRC-barrel domain-containing protein gives MIDTTSSTYTPGSSTNGHKGPGPELMGANTLTGDNVVNQADENLGDIKEIMLDMRTGRVAYAVVAFGGILTIGEKLFAVPWSALTLDTTNKRFVLNIEKSRFENAPGFDSDHWPDMANQAWADSIHSYYGMTV, from the coding sequence ATGATTGATACTACTTCCAGTACTTATACTCCCGGCAGCTCTACAAATGGTCACAAGGGTCCGGGCCCTGAACTGATGGGTGCCAACACCCTGACTGGTGACAATGTCGTCAATCAGGCGGATGAAAATCTGGGTGACATCAAAGAAATCATGCTGGATATGCGCACTGGCCGCGTTGCCTATGCGGTCGTGGCTTTCGGTGGCATTCTGACCATAGGCGAAAAACTGTTTGCGGTACCGTGGTCAGCACTGACGCTGGACACTACCAACAAACGCTTTGTCCTGAACATAGAAAAGAGCCGTTTTGAAAATGCACCAGGCTTTGACTCTGATCACTGGCCAGATATGGCAAACCAGGCCTGGGCAGATTCCATACACAGCTACTACGGCATGACTGTATGA